The DNA region CTTTGGGTCTGGCGGTGGCGATCCCAGCGATGGTGTTCTTCTCTTTCTTAACTGCCCGTCAAAACCAATTGATCGAGCAAATGTCAGAGAAGTGCTCTAAGCTGACTGAGCTACTTACCAGCGCTCACATCCCGAACCTCACTCGCCAAAACGTGTTCCCCGATCACGTAACGGCACCGATGGCGACTCCTCCTAGCCCAGGTACAAAGGTTTCCTAACGGAAACCTTTTCCCGGCGCGGTGGACCTTTTCAAGGATGGGATAATTTATGAGACGCATGCGTAAGATTAAAATCAATCATAACAGTGAGTTCGAGCTGGACTTGGCTCCGCTTCTGGCCGTGATGGTTAAGCTTGTACCGGTTCTTCTGGTTTCTTCAGCCTTCGTACAAATGATGGTGATTGAATCGGAACTTCCTCAAGTGGTCAACGAAGCCATCCAACGTCAGGAGCAAAAACCCACTCCGACAAATATCGCTATTGAAGTTGAGACAACGGGTATCAACATCGTGGTCACAGAAAAGGGCCAGGACAAAGTCGAGACTATTCCGCTTAAAAACGGCGCTTACGACTTCGAAACACTTCATGCCAAACTTGTCGCAGTGAAGAAAGCTCATCCTGACATCTTTAAACTGGAACTGAATCCTGACGGCAAAGTTCCCTATGATGAGATCGTCAAAGTAATGGATGCCGCCCGTCAGGCGCGTGACAACAGCGTCAAATTTCCCGTGTTTGATACCAAGCAAGGTAAAAACGTGGAAACAAACTACATGTTTCCAGAAATCGTCTTCGCCAACATGATGGAGGGCTAAGCCATGTCACGCCGACGTAGATATGAATTGCCTACTAGTAAAAATTCAACTTTCACTTTGAATATCACCTCCATGACGGACATGTTCACAATCATGCTGGTGTTTCTATTGCAAACCTATTCAACTGCGGAAGTGCAAATAACCCCTGACAGCTCTTTGCGTCTGCCGTCTTCGGCGTCGATGGTCAATGCGACAGATGCAATTAAGATCTCTTTGTCC from Bdellovibrio sp. ArHS includes:
- a CDS encoding biopolymer transporter ExbD; the encoded protein is MRKIKINHNSEFELDLAPLLAVMVKLVPVLLVSSAFVQMMVIESELPQVVNEAIQRQEQKPTPTNIAIEVETTGINIVVTEKGQDKVETIPLKNGAYDFETLHAKLVAVKKAHPDIFKLELNPDGKVPYDEIVKVMDAARQARDNSVKFPVFDTKQGKNVETNYMFPEIVFANMMEG